ACAACGTATTTTTGTCCTCTTCACTGTTTATATATTATTTATACATCAATAGTAAAGAAATATCAACTAAATTACAAAATTACCTTCATTAAATACGATAATAGTTTTACCATCGTGTGTCGTTCCTACAACACTCATATCCTCACTACCAAACATAAAGTCTTCATGATTTAATGAATCATTCGCATTATGTGCAAGTAATTCTTCACCAGTCATCTCGGTACCACCTTTAAGATTCATTGGGTAAGCACGACCTAAGGCCATATGACATGAAGCATTTTCATCAAAAAGCGTGTTATAGAATAGAATATTCAGATCGGAAATGGGTGATTGATGCGAAATGAGTGCAATTTCACCAATGTGACGGCTTCCTTCATCCGTGTTTAAAAGTTGTTCTAATGTTTCGCGTTCTTGTTTCGCGTCAAACTCAACAACTTTTCCATCAACGAATTTCAACCAGAATTCATCAATAAGCTTTCCATTATAGTTTAATGGTTTTGTGCTATATACAATACCATTTACATTTAGGCGATCAGGCATGGTAAATGATTCCTCAGTCGGCATATTTGGATTAAATGTATATCCGCGTTCTGATACTTCTTCACCACCAGCCCATACATGATTATCGACCAATCCAACTACAATATCAGTTCCCTTACCATTTTTGAAATGCAGCGATTTAAAATTGTAGTCGTTTAAAATTTGATTTTGATGTGACAGTTTTGCATTATGTTTTTCCCATGCTTCAACTGGATCATCACTTTCATTAATACGTACAGCATAAAGAATAGCTTCTAACAGTTTTTCATATGCTTCTTCAATCTCAAGATCTGGGAAAACTACGTGTGCCCATTCTTTGGTTGGAAGTGATACTAATGACCACTGACCTCGATTTGCCATCGTATACTCTCGCATACGTTTTAAAGCCTGCGCTTGTGCTTTAGCTTGTGCAGCCAGTTTATCACCGTCTACATCAGCCATAAGCCCAGGTGATGGTGCATAGATAGAGAGACGACATAAATCTTCATCTAAATAACTATCGTATTCATCAATAAGCCATTGTGGAATATCGGTAAGTGTTTCAATATCTTGATTTTGAACATGCATTTTCGCAATATGATCATCACCAAATTTGATAACAACTTTTTTAGCACCTGCTGCATAAGCTTCCTCTACAATTAAACGAGCAAATTCATAGTGCTCAGCTTTAACATTTACTAAAACTGTTTGTCCTTTTTGTACATTTACACCTGAACAAACCGCTAATTTAGCATATTTTTTTAATAAATCATTCATTATCTGTGACCTTCTTTCGAGTAACACAACATCGCCGCACCAATTACACCAGGTTCATCCAACTTCGCTTCAACAAATTGTGTATCTCTCATTTGTTCATGAACGAGATCCTGATAATAACCGATCATACGGTCCCAATATAAGTTTTTCGATTTCGTAACACCACCACCAATTACAAAAACATGTGGATTACATACATGCGCAATTGAAGAGAGCATCATAGCGAAATCGTAGGACATTTCATCAATTAGTTGAATTGCCTGTTCATTTCCTTGTTCCATTAAGGTGAAAATTTCTTCTGCAGACTGAATCTTTGGATCAATCAATTCTTGAGCTTTACGAACTAATGCCGAACCACTTGCTTCATTTTCAACCGCACCCGCATTTAAAGTATTAATGTCCGACCGTCGAACACGTTCACGATCAATCACGATATTACCGACTTCCCCCGCATACCCCTTGTGACCAGAAAGCACTTGTCCATTAAATACAAGTGCTCCCCCAATACCTGTAGAATGCGTTAAATAATACACAACATTATTGCCTTTACCTGCACCAACGAGTGCTTCAGCAAGACCTGCAACGTTTGCATCATTATCCATATAGATTGGTAAATCTATATGTTTTTTGAGATAATCGATTACCGGATACTCCGTAAACCCTTTCATGTTTGTAGATAAGGTTACGCACCCGAGTTCTGTGTTCACTGGACCGGGTAAACCCAGTCCAATTCCAACACATTCATCAAATTGCTTTAAATTTTTTATCATCGAAATGATATTATCTAAAACAACTTCAGGTCCCTCAAGTGCGTATGATTCGCTCTTAACTTGCTCATGAATCTTTCCATCTTCATCAATAACAGCCACACGTACATTTGTACCGCCTAAATCAACTCCGATATATTTATTCATAACAATCTCCTTATTTTATTTCAATAATTTTCATTGTATTTGTATTACCGGTACCTGTTGGGTATCCAGCAGCAATAATAACTTTTTTACCTGGTTCGATTCCGAAGTTTTTAGCAATTGTATTTGCAATTTCATCATCATTTGTCATTTCATTTCGAATATCTGAAACAACTGGTTTCACACCCCAAACAATTTCAAGTCGATTTTGTACTTCTTTAGTGAAAGTAACAGCAATCACAGGAACGTTTGGACGATATTTTGAGATACGTTTAGCAGTTGAACCGCTTTGAGTAAATGCAATTACCGCAGCAACATCATCAAGGTTTAATGCTGTTTCAGCAATTGAAATCCCGATTGAATCTTGAATTGTTCGTTTTGATGATTTAATTGAATGACGTAAACGATCACGGTAAGGGATAATTTCTTCCATTGCAATCGCAATTTCTGCCATTGTACGTACAGCTTCAACTGGGTATGCCCCAACTGCAGATTCACCTGAAAGCATAATTGCATCTGTACCATCTAAAATTGCATTCGCAACATCACTTGCCTCTGCACGTGTTGGACGTGGGTTTTGTTGCATCGATTCAAGCATATGAGTCGCTGTAACTACAGGTTTACCCATTCTGTTTGCTGTTTTAATGATTTGTTTTTGGTAAATTGGAACTAAGTGTGTACTTACTTCAACACCTAAGTCCCCACGAGCAACCATCACACCATCTGCAACTTCAAGAATGCTTTCGATGTTATCGAATCCTTCTTGGTTTTCAATCTTAACAATGATTTGGATATCGGGTTTTCCAGCTGCTTCAATAACTTCACGAATATCTAGAACGTCTTGTGCACGTCTAACAAATGATGCCGCAACATAGTCAATACCATTAACCGCACCAAATGTGATATCTGCACGGTCTTTTTCAGAAAGGAAAGGCATACTTAACACTACGTTAGGTACGTTAACACCTTTACGTGTTTTAATAAGACCAGGATTGTCGATACGACATACAAGATCACCATCTTTTTTATCAATAACTGTTAGTTTCATTTTACCGTCATCAATAAGTAGGTAATCGTCAACTTTAACATCTTCATAAACTTCTGGTACTAATAAAGTAAAGCGTTCTTTATTTCCTAAATAATCTGCATCAAAACCTACACGAACAATATCGCCCTCTGCAAATTCAAGTGCACCGTTTTCCATATCGCCACAGCGGATTTCTGGACCTTTAGTGTCTAAAAGAATCCCTAGGTTAATACCAATTCGATCGCTAACTTCGCGAACAACTTTCATACGACGCAAATGATTTTCTTGAACATCGTGTGAGAAGTTAAAGCGAACGATATTCATTCCTTCGTTTGCGAGTTTTTCAATCATCTCTGGTGATTCGGAAGCGGGTCCGATAGTACAAATAATCTTAGTTTTTTTCATTTCATGCATATTGTTTATCCTCCTATACCAATCTGTCATGTAATTCAAACAGCGCTCTACTTGATTTTTTAGGCATTTTCAATGCTTCATCAATATCGATTGCTACTATTTCTTCGTTTAAGATGCTGACGCATTTTCCGCCATCACCTGCGATAAGCAGTCTTACTGCCTTATCACCGAATTGTGTTGCTAAAATACGGTCACGCGCTGTCGGTGATCCACCACGTTGTATATGACCTAAAACAGTTGAACGGCCAGAAAAACCAGTATGTCTTGAAATCTTTTGCGCTAGAAGTTCTACATCTGTTATTTTTTCACTAATGATAACAATTGCATGTCGTTTTTTCTTCACTTCTTCAATTTTGCTTAAGCGTTCTAATACTTCTGATTCATCATATCCTGTTTCTTTTGTAATAATTACTTCCGCACCTGTAGTTAGTCCAGCATAGAGGGCTAAATCACCACATCGATTTCCCATAACCTCAACAACTGAACAACGATGGTGTGAACTCGAAGTATCACGGAGCTTATCAACATTAAGAATAACTGTATTCAATGCTGTATCAAAACCAATCGTGTAATCAGTAGATGCAATATCATTGTCAATGGTACCTGGAATTCCAATACAGTTAATCCCCATCTCTGTAAGTGCCATCGCACCACGGTAACTTCCATCACCGCCTATGACAACCAAACCTTCAATACCGTGTTTCTCTAAGTTCGCTACAGCTTTTTCACGAACTTCAAGAAGCTTAAAGTCCTCAAGACGTGCACTCCCTAAAATTGTTCCACCTTGAATAATAATGTCACTAACATCACCACGACTTAGCTTACGAATATTATCGTTTACTAAGCCTTCGTATCCGTCAAAAACACCAAATACTTCAAGTCCGGCTGAAATACCAGAACGGACAACGGCACGAATCGCTGCATTCATGCCCGGAGCATCACCACCTGAAGTTAATATGCCAATCTTCTTCATAATTCACCTCTCTTGTAATCATACCACTATTTTATTGCTATTTCTCTACAAAATGTTGATAAATTACTTGTTTCGTCGATTTTGACCCACCATTTCATATGGGATTGTTAAAGCATGGATACGATCTACTAATCTTTTAGCTCGAATCTCATCAGATGTCCCCTTATTATCGAGTTTATATAAGTCAACAAGCATGTCAGGACTGTAATTACTTGTTATAATCGTCTTTTTTTTGTTTTCAAGGCGTTCATTTAAAATCGACAATAAGATTTCATCACGACTCCATGACGTGATTGGTTCCGCTCCCAAATCATCCAAAACAAGTAAAGGTACTTTTCTTAACTTTCTTAACGTATATTCCATCTCATTTGGATGTGTAAATAATTGCTTTAAATGACTCATAAGTTTTGGTACGTGAATAAATGCCACATTTCGACCACTCTTAGCAAAGTCATTTGAAACACACGCACTTAAATAACTCTTTCCAATACCCAAATTGCCATAAAGATAATATCCTGGTTTGTCATTTTCAACAAAGTTAATCATATCTTCGAGAACACCTAAATAATTTGGGTTTTCATTTTCAATTGATATTTTTGAAAATAATGCATCGTGTAAACTAAGTGGTAAATCAAAGATAACATACTGACTTAAATAAGCATTTTCTTCCGCAATTTCCCGAACAATTGGAAGTTCAAAAATCTGTTCTGATAATATCCCTGTTGATTGATCGTAAATTAGGTCTACATATTGACCCAAACTTGGATCATTTTCAAGTTCGTGGGCTGAGTATGATTCAGCTTTTCGTTTATTTAGAACCCAATTTTTGAATTGAAACGCATTCGCTTCGACAATCGAATCAGGACACTCAAATCGTTCCATAAAATCGATTATTTCTGGTAAGATACGTAAACGTTCAAACGTTTCGACACGCTTTTGAACTTGTTCATCGGATAACTCAAATTTTAGATTACGTAAACTCATCTAGATCTCTCCTTTACTTAACATCCCTTTTAATCGAGATTTTAGTTCATCAACATCTTTATCAATTGTAGTATCTGTGGAATAGGTTGGCGCTACAACTTCAACCTTTGGTTTCGGTACACGCTTAGTATTTGAAGGATTTGGCGCTTCACGTTCTTTAAGAGCGTCCTCCAATGATTTTACACCACGACGTTTCCATGATGATGCGACCTTTTCAACAAATCCTCTGTTTAAGTTTTTGTCATTTGTTTCTAGAATATACTCTACAAGTACATTAATGACTTTGTTATCAAAACCGAAATTATGCTCTAAAGATTTTAACAGTTTTCGATCCGCGTCAATGATGAATGTATCTTCCTGTTTATAAGCCAAGAAGCTGACAGGATCAAGTTCGTAAGGATCAGAAACACTTTCAACACTTTGTGTTCCGTGATTTTTTTCTATGAGATACTGAAACTTTTTCGAATCGAAATCACCGGTTTCAAAATTTGTTGAAGCCATTAATACAGATTTCATATCTAAGTAGTTTAGATTATAGAAAGAACCAAACACCCCTACTTTTTCACGAACATCTTCAGTTCGAAATGCTCGTGGATACATCACATTACTGATCGACTTAAAGAAGCCCTCAACGTCGAATTTATGCTTACGATCTGTATCTGTTCCTTCAGCGCGTTTTGATGTATATGATTCTTCTAACGACTCATCCCAAGATGATAATCGAGACAAATCAAAACTTGCCGATATTTCATTATCCAATTCAACACAATTTCTTTTACGGTAACGTGAACAAACCTCAATAAAAGCTTCATTTCCGCGTACAATTGCATAGAGTCTTCCAAAGGTAGGATGCTGTAAGAAATCATGAGGGCTTAGCGGTGGTGTCAGAACAAGGGTTAAAACACCCGTATCATACGTTCGAATAAGTGCAAAACGCTCTAACTCTTTTCGATAATTGTTTAAGTCAGAAGTCCCAAGGTGTAACATATGTGTCAATGATTTAATTGGCACCTCCGACTCAAATTGACCAAACTCATATAGTGTCAAATATAAACTTAATGCAGGATATGAAAAAAGGGGTTGATATAAGAGGATCAATGACTCCATTTGATCAGGGGCTATTTTAAAATCTACATTTGTTTTATATACGACTTCTTGCATCAATTGACTCCTCCTTTTTTTATTTTTTTAATTAATTTCTCAGTTTCCTGATTTAAATCAACAACCGTACTATTATTATATAGAATATAGTCTGATTTTTCTTCTTTTATCTTTTCCGAATACTGTCGATTCATTCTTAGATTGATATCATCAGTCTTCATGCCACGATTTAATAACCTTTTGATGCGAACATCATAGTCTGCACTGACCATGATAATACAGTCAAATAAATCTTCCATCTTTGACTCAAAAAGAAGCGGAACTTCGAAAAATATCATCGAATTTTTATCATCATGAATATCTTGGATAAATACTCTAACTTCAGAGAAAACTTTTTTTTCAAGTTGTTCAAGTAAATTAGTATTCGTAAATAATATTTTTGACATCAACTGACGATCCACCGTTTTATCAACCCGGAGAATTTCAGGTCCCAATAATTCGATAATATACTCATATAGAATACCCTCTGGTTCATAAAATGAATGTGTTAAACGATCCATATCATACACCTGATAACCCAGATCAACGATATGATGACTTACACTCGACTTTCCTGAGCCAATTGTTCCTGTTATTCCTATTTTCATACTTGTACCTTCTGACATTTTTCACAAAATACAGTTGATCGACCGGATACAACGATGCGTTTCATAATTGAATTACATCGTGAACACGGATCGCCTGCTCTCCCATATGCATTAAGGTTAATTTGAAACCGTCCTGATACGTTAAGCGATGAAGTGTATGAACGCACAGTTGTTCCTCCAGCTTTAATAGCGTTACGAAGGATAATTTTCGTCGTCTCTACGAGTGAGTCGCACTGTTTCATTGTTATTTTCGAACCCGTAGTTAGTGGGTGAATTTGAGTTTCAAAAAGAATTTCATCTGCATAAATATTACCAATTCCGGCAATGATGCTTTGATCTAATAATATTGATTTCATAACGCGTTTGGAATGATGAATTTTCTGATAGACGTATTCACCATTTAAATTTGAGTCAAACGGTTCATAACCTAAGTTTTTCGTTTCTAAATATTTCAGCGGGTCTTTCACGACAGCCATCCGTGAAAATTTTCGTGTATCTAAATAGTGAATCGTGCCCCCATCATAATTAATAACACAGTGAGTGTGCTTAGATGGTGCTTTATCGTAATCATAAAGATGAAACTTCCCTTCCATTCTTAAGTGAAGAATCCAATGTAAACCATTCGACATCTCAAACCAGAGGTATTTCCCTCGACGATGAAACGCTTTAAAGTTTGATCCGACGAGATTCTCGAGTGAATACTCTGATTGATCTTCGAGCAGTTTTGGATAAATAAAATTGATTGAATCAATTTGTTTACCTTTGAGAGACTTCTCAAGGGTGCGTATAATTGTCTCAACTTCTGGTAATTCAGGCATAATTAATACCAATCCTTACCTGTATCCACAGAAACATTCAAATCAATAGGCCATGAGACAATGTGCTCCATAACAGATACCATTAAATCTTGAATTTGTTCCAGTTCATCGTCATAAACATCGAATACTAGTTCATCATGAACTTGTAGGATCATTGA
This genomic stretch from Erysipelothrix rhusiopathiae harbors:
- a CDS encoding aminopeptidase; this encodes MNDLLKKYAKLAVCSGVNVQKGQTVLVNVKAEHYEFARLIVEEAYAAGAKKVVIKFGDDHIAKMHVQNQDIETLTDIPQWLIDEYDSYLDEDLCRLSIYAPSPGLMADVDGDKLAAQAKAQAQALKRMREYTMANRGQWSLVSLPTKEWAHVVFPDLEIEEAYEKLLEAILYAVRINESDDPVEAWEKHNAKLSHQNQILNDYNFKSLHFKNGKGTDIVVGLVDNHVWAGGEEVSERGYTFNPNMPTEESFTMPDRLNVNGIVYSTKPLNYNGKLIDEFWLKFVDGKVVEFDAKQERETLEQLLNTDEGSRHIGEIALISHQSPISDLNILFYNTLFDENASCHMALGRAYPMNLKGGTEMTGEELLAHNANDSLNHEDFMFGSEDMSVVGTTHDGKTIIVFNEGNFVI
- a CDS encoding ROK family protein, with translation MNKYIGVDLGGTNVRVAVIDEDGKIHEQVKSESYALEGPEVVLDNIISMIKNLKQFDECVGIGLGLPGPVNTELGCVTLSTNMKGFTEYPVIDYLKKHIDLPIYMDNDANVAGLAEALVGAGKGNNVVYYLTHSTGIGGALVFNGQVLSGHKGYAGEVGNIVIDRERVRRSDINTLNAGAVENEASGSALVRKAQELIDPKIQSAEEIFTLMEQGNEQAIQLIDEMSYDFAMMLSSIAHVCNPHVFVIGGGVTKSKNLYWDRMIGYYQDLVHEQMRDTQFVEAKLDEPGVIGAAMLCYSKEGHR
- the pyk gene encoding pyruvate kinase; protein product: MHEMKKTKIICTIGPASESPEMIEKLANEGMNIVRFNFSHDVQENHLRRMKVVREVSDRIGINLGILLDTKGPEIRCGDMENGALEFAEGDIVRVGFDADYLGNKERFTLLVPEVYEDVKVDDYLLIDDGKMKLTVIDKKDGDLVCRIDNPGLIKTRKGVNVPNVVLSMPFLSEKDRADITFGAVNGIDYVAASFVRRAQDVLDIREVIEAAGKPDIQIIVKIENQEGFDNIESILEVADGVMVARGDLGVEVSTHLVPIYQKQIIKTANRMGKPVVTATHMLESMQQNPRPTRAEASDVANAILDGTDAIMLSGESAVGAYPVEAVRTMAEIAIAMEEIIPYRDRLRHSIKSSKRTIQDSIGISIAETALNLDDVAAVIAFTQSGSTAKRISKYRPNVPVIAVTFTKEVQNRLEIVWGVKPVVSDIRNEMTNDDEIANTIAKNFGIEPGKKVIIAAGYPTGTGNTNTMKIIEIK
- the pfkA gene encoding 6-phosphofructokinase, with protein sequence MKKIGILTSGGDAPGMNAAIRAVVRSGISAGLEVFGVFDGYEGLVNDNIRKLSRGDVSDIIIQGGTILGSARLEDFKLLEVREKAVANLEKHGIEGLVVIGGDGSYRGAMALTEMGINCIGIPGTIDNDIASTDYTIGFDTALNTVILNVDKLRDTSSSHHRCSVVEVMGNRCGDLALYAGLTTGAEVIITKETGYDESEVLERLSKIEEVKKKRHAIVIISEKITDVELLAQKISRHTGFSGRSTVLGHIQRGGSPTARDRILATQFGDKAVRLLIAGDGGKCVSILNEEIVAIDIDEALKMPKKSSRALFELHDRLV
- a CDS encoding ATP-binding protein; the protein is MSLRNLKFELSDEQVQKRVETFERLRILPEIIDFMERFECPDSIVEANAFQFKNWVLNKRKAESYSAHELENDPSLGQYVDLIYDQSTGILSEQIFELPIVREIAEENAYLSQYVIFDLPLSLHDALFSKISIENENPNYLGVLEDMINFVENDKPGYYLYGNLGIGKSYLSACVSNDFAKSGRNVAFIHVPKLMSHLKQLFTHPNEMEYTLRKLRKVPLLVLDDLGAEPITSWSRDEILLSILNERLENKKKTIITSNYSPDMLVDLYKLDNKGTSDEIRAKRLVDRIHALTIPYEMVGQNRRNK
- a CDS encoding DnaD domain protein; translation: MQEVVYKTNVDFKIAPDQMESLILLYQPLFSYPALSLYLTLYEFGQFESEVPIKSLTHMLHLGTSDLNNYRKELERFALIRTYDTGVLTLVLTPPLSPHDFLQHPTFGRLYAIVRGNEAFIEVCSRYRKRNCVELDNEISASFDLSRLSSWDESLEESYTSKRAEGTDTDRKHKFDVEGFFKSISNVMYPRAFRTEDVREKVGVFGSFYNLNYLDMKSVLMASTNFETGDFDSKKFQYLIEKNHGTQSVESVSDPYELDPVSFLAYKQEDTFIIDADRKLLKSLEHNFGFDNKVINVLVEYILETNDKNLNRGFVEKVASSWKRRGVKSLEDALKEREAPNPSNTKRVPKPKVEVVAPTYSTDTTIDKDVDELKSRLKGMLSKGEI
- the coaE gene encoding dephospho-CoA kinase (Dephospho-CoA kinase (CoaE) performs the final step in coenzyme A biosynthesis.); translation: MKIGITGTIGSGKSSVSHHIVDLGYQVYDMDRLTHSFYEPEGILYEYIIELLGPEILRVDKTVDRQLMSKILFTNTNLLEQLEKKVFSEVRVFIQDIHDDKNSMIFFEVPLLFESKMEDLFDCIIMVSADYDVRIKRLLNRGMKTDDINLRMNRQYSEKIKEEKSDYILYNNSTVVDLNQETEKLIKKIKKGGVN
- the mutM gene encoding bifunctional DNA-formamidopyrimidine glycosylase/DNA-(apurinic or apyrimidinic site) lyase, which codes for MPELPEVETIIRTLEKSLKGKQIDSINFIYPKLLEDQSEYSLENLVGSNFKAFHRRGKYLWFEMSNGLHWILHLRMEGKFHLYDYDKAPSKHTHCVINYDGGTIHYLDTRKFSRMAVVKDPLKYLETKNLGYEPFDSNLNGEYVYQKIHHSKRVMKSILLDQSIIAGIGNIYADEILFETQIHPLTTGSKITMKQCDSLVETTKIILRNAIKAGGTTVRSYTSSLNVSGRFQINLNAYGRAGDPCSRCNSIMKRIVVSGRSTVFCEKCQKVQV